The following coding sequences are from one Lycium ferocissimum isolate CSIRO_LF1 chromosome 3, AGI_CSIRO_Lferr_CH_V1, whole genome shotgun sequence window:
- the LOC132048868 gene encoding uncharacterized protein LOC132048868 has protein sequence MKEKEALEKEKDREFNKRAKSVEKGQISMVRYVWAKLKKRLTSAPFLMLPEGTEGFVVYCDASRIGLRCVLMQLDEVVAYASHQLKAHEKNYPTHDLELAAVQKELNLKQRRWLELLKDYDVEILYHPGKANIVVDALRWHSMGSLAHVEADKRIMTTEVHRLANLGVRVLDSKDGGVVVQNRAYSSLVAEGIYKHKTTDFEQGEDDDTLRYRDKLCVPDFDELRERIISEAHNSKYSIHPGSTKMYHDLKEICWWNDMKKNVEVFVAMRPNCQPVKAKHQSPVFHVSMLRKCVGDPSLVVLADNIMVKDGLTYEEIPVAVLDRQVRKLRTKDVASVNVLWRIQKVEEATWEAEEDIKSRYPHLFEEQAENIQFK, from the exons ATGAAAGAGAAAGAAGCTCTTGAGAAAGAAAAGGACAGGGAATTCAATAAAAGAGCTAAGTCTGTAG aaaaaggtcaaatttcAATGGTCAGATACGTGTGGGCaaagttgaagaagaggttGACTTCTGCTCCATTTTTGATGCTACCAgagggaaccgaagggttcgtggtatattgtgatgcttcgagaATTGGTCTcagatgtgtcttaatgcaacTTGAtgaggttgtagcttatgcatcccATCAGCTTAaggctcatgaaaagaattatccgactcatgacttggaattgGCAGCTGTG caaaaagagttgaaccTTAAGCAGAGGAggtggctcgaattgcttaaagattatgatgtaGAGATCCTCTATCACCCAGGGAAGGCAAACATTGTAGTCGATGCTCTTCGTTGGcattccatgggaagtttagctcatGTTGAGGCAGATAAGAGAATTATGACCACGGAAGTTCACCGCTTAGCTAACCTAGGAGTACGAGTCTTGGACTCCAAAgatggtggagttgttgttcagAACAGGGCTTATTCCTCCTTAGTGGCAGAA GGGATTTACAAGCATAAGACAACGGATTTTGAACAAGGGGAAGATGATGATACCTTAAGGTACCGCGACaaattatgtgttccagatttTGATGAGCTTAGAGAGCGAATTATTTCAGAAGCTCACAATTCCAAGTATTCCATCCACCCAGGTTccacgaagatgtatcatgaccttaaggAAATTtgttggtggaatgatatgaaaaagaatgtagaAGTTTTTGTGGCTATGCGTCCGAATTGTCAGCCAGTGAAAGCTAAGCACCAGAGTCCTG TGttccatgtatccatgttgagaaagtgtgtgggGGACCCGTCTTTGGTTGTTCTTGCTGACAATATAATGGTTAAGGATGGCCTAACCTATGAAGAAATCCCCGTAGCCGTTcttgatcgtcaggttcgcaagttgagaactaaggatgTAGCCTCAGTAAATGTCTTGTGGAGGattcagaaagttgaagaggctacatgggaagccgaagaggacatAAAATCCAGATATCCTCATTTGTTTGAAGAACAAGCAGAAAACATTCAATTTAAATAA